In Bacteroides cellulosilyticus, the genomic stretch GTACAATATGATCGTGGTACATGGAAACGGCTGGAACATAATTTCGATGTGGTGAGAACTGACACCAGCTTAGTTTTGAATATTCCCTTAATCAGCTATTACCGCAAAAATTATAATCCGGATTGGATAATCAGTCCTCAGGGTGAAGCTTTCAATATCCAAGAAGCCATCAGCGGTGATGTTGAGTTACCGGAAAAACAGCAAAAGAATGATCGTATGGAGATAGCTTTCAATACCGGAAAGTTCAATCGGCAGAACGTGACCTCTAACGGACAAACCAAACCTTACAGTCATGCTTATCCGTTTACCGACTACCAGCAGAAAACTGCTGCGCAGCTCACTGATTTTCTTCCGTATTCGCTCAGTCTGAATGACGTTTGTCCGGACAGCATAGGTCATCGGCTTTCTGTTCTGAAGATGTTTCATTCCAATATTCCCTATACTATCAATTTCCAGGCTAACCGTTTGCCGGATGTTAACAAGGTATTTCTTATTGGTAATAAGCAATATTTGTGCGAGAAGATTGAGGCGGAAATAGATGCGGATGGGTTAAATAGGGTGCTGAAGGGGACTTTTTACAGGGTAGAATAAAAATCCCCGTAGCGGTTCATACTACGGGGATAAGTGTCAATAAAACGTCTCTCAAGATATGGAGAGTGAACCTAATTGTTTGCTGATGTCCTGAAGAGCAAAATTAAATGTTTCCAGGTCTTTTTTGCTAAGTGTATAAACTTTGCCTCTTACTTTACTTCCGTTGATACGCTGGCTGAGCCATGCTGTACTTTTACCGAAATATTTTTTAGCAATGTAGCCTAACGGAATAATTTCTGTATAAGGGGCTATTTGCTGTTTTAATGTAACATAATTGATCTGTTCTTCCGCCTCTGATGCAATTTCCTTGTAGCCATTGATTAAAAAATCGGCTATTGCATCGACATCTTTCTGATCCGTGTACTTGCTGGTTATCTCGTCAGAGAGCGCAACATATTTCTCCATGGCATCCGGTGCACCGGAGTGAGCGATTTCATGCAATTTCTTTAAATCATCTTTAAGTGCCATAATCGTATTGTTTTATGCTCCCCATGTGGGGAGCTTGTTTAACTTCATTTTTCCAATTCATTTAGAACTTTTTCCAAAAGTGCTATCTGTTTGTCTGTTTCAAGTTTGGCATCCAGGAGTTCATTCATTTTCTGTGTACTCATTTGGTTCCCTGCATTCTTGAAAGTGTGTTCATACATTTTAGATAACAATTTTAACTGGGTAAGTTTTGCAACCAGTTGCATTTTGGTTTCTTTTTCCATATCTCTTCGTTTTAATGACAATGCAAATATACATAAAGTTTTATTTATGTGCAAATTCCATAAAGAAAAGTTTATGTATTTCGTTTTTTTTATGTATTTATCGTGAATTGGGGTGGAGAGGAACAGGCTTTCTTTGGGATATTAATTTCAATTTTATATTTTTGTGGCATCTAATGATGCCAATTGTTTTACATGACTTACATAGTGCCTTTAGTATTTTCATCAGTCAAACATCGCGATTTTAAAGGCATGAGTAGCGCATCTTCTTGTAAGGTGTGCTACTCTTTTTATAATAAGAACCCTAACAAAAGACCAACTAATAAAGCTATGGGAATGGCTACGAGCTGTTTTTTAACCCGGGTTATGTCTTTTCTTAAAGACATAACTTCTTTGATTATAACAGAAATATCATCATCTATAAAATACATAACAGCATTGTTTTTTGCAAAATTATTATAAATAATTGAAGTTGAAGCGGAGAAATAAAAAATCTCCGCTTTTTTTTCTCCTATCCATACACAACCATCACCTATATCCGATATAGACATCGTATTTTAGATGGCCTGAAACAAACGGGTGGAACCTATAACTGGTTTCGTCCGTTTGTGTTTATTGTATTTGTTGTGTTAAATTATGGTTAAATATTTTATAATTATTTGGTTATCAAATAATTATAAAATATATTTGTCTTTGAAAATGAAAACAAATCATATGAACAACAAGATTATGGAAACAAAAATCATTACAAGAGTGAATAACGTGGACATTATTGCCACAAGTGACGAACAATTGGTACCAATCCGGCCTATTTGCGAGGCGTTGGGGATTGATGTGGAAAGACAGCGTAGAAAGATTCAAGAGGACGAAGATTTGAATTCAACTGCCGCCCTGACGCCCGCGGTTGGAGCCGATGGGAAAGAGCGCGAAATGCTCTGCCTTCCCATCCGTTATATCTTCGGTTGGATGTTCACCATCAACCCCAAGAACGTGAAACCCGAAGCGCAGGAAGCCGTACGTATTTACCGACGCAAATGTTATGATGCCCTATACAGTCACTTCTTCGGAACACAAAAGAGACAGATAGAGCAGAATCGGGTAGAAATATCCCTGTTAGAGGAACTGGCCGATCTGAACCAGCAACAGCAGCAGTTGAAGCAGACCATCAACGAAAAACGCAAGAAGTTGGAGAAACTTCGCGAAGAGAGGCTGAAAAACGAACCACAGCTGTTTGATTGAAAAAGTACTGAAGGAGCGGAGAAATAAAAAATCTCCGCTTTTTTTGTCGTTTGGTAACTTATTTCGACCTTTGCAGTGCCCAATTAAACCAAACGTTTCAATTCCTTATGTCGTGTAACCCGTACTCAATCGGGTTCCGGGTGGTTCTGGTGGGCGCACGGCATAAGGAATTGATTTTTTGCAGGCAATTAATTAACATTTTAATATTATGGAAAAGAAGATTTCATGTTTATTGTTTTCTATTTTAGCTCTATCAGCTTGTAGTGTAAGTAATTTACCGGCACCTAAATCAGAGGTTTTTATGATTGACTATTCTATGTTGACGCAACAAGGGTATTTTGTAACAGAATCTAATTCTGTAAGTTTCGACTACGAAGCGATAGGTAGTATTTATGCTGAAGAAGTTGGTGGGTGGGTACCAAAAGATGGAAAGCCCAAATCTACGGATCCTAAAGAGAACTACTATATAAATTCCGGTCGGAAACATATTTATCAGAAACCTAATCTCCAAAATACCTATGTCAATATAGCGGATAAGCTAAAAGCTGTGGGAGCCAATGGGATTATTAATCTAAAAGTCAGCAATTATTCTAATAAAATTATAATTACAGGTATGGCTATCAAAAAAAAGGATTGACATAAATTTCAATTTTATAAAGAAATTAATCGAATAGTAGAACAGCTTAATTTCTTTATGAGCAATACTAACTTTATGAAAAGATATGGAAGCGGAGCTGGTAGACTCCGCTTTTTTCGTACATAGCTACGAAATAGTTCTTCAAATAAAAAATCTCCGCTTTTCTTTTGCTGTTTCAAAAGAAACCTGCATCTTTGCAGTGCGTAACATTTGATACAGGCGAGATAGTTCGCCAACTTTAGCCGTTGGCATTTTTTATGCCTATTGGCTTTATATATAGTTCCGACCCCCGTGTGGAGAGTTTAATGACCTCCCAGCCTGTATCAGGTGTTACGCAACGGGAAAGCGGAACTTTTTTAGTTCCCTTCCCGTCTCTATTAACCAACAACATATTGTTTCATTTTAATGCGTAACAAAAAATGAAAAAACAGAATCAAAGCGCCCACGAACGCTATGTATCCGCGGAGAAGATCCAGCAAGCATTTGCTCAGCTGGGCATTGAATTGTGCGCCGGACGTAAACGGATCCGTGCAACACAAAGTGAGAAATCCATTTCCATCTATGTCAATGGTGGAACAGTCAACATCACCTTTAATGAGAAAGGAGGCAAAGCATGATGTTCTTTGTTTACCATTTACAGACATACGCTCCGAAGAACCGGGCATGGAAAAAGGTGATCGATTACGTGAATAAGTACGAGTATGTTCTTATCAAGGATGAACTTTCCCTGGATGCGCTCAAGCATGAATTATGTGACGTAATTAACCGAATCAATGCGGATCATCCCAAACTGAAACGCATACAATATTCTGCCGGTCCTCTGGATGGCAGCCGTACCATACGTATAGAGGCTCGTGTTATAAGTGGCGGATGTCCGGATCTTGTGTTCTTTCTCGATATTTGCAAGGTTCGTTCCGTTTATCAATTTAGCGAGAAGGCTAATGTACTGGAGCAGAAAGGAGGCGAGAATGAATGATGAGTTCTTTATCACCAAAACTGTAGATACAGGTAGCGAAGGCACTAAGAATGTTAGATATCACGTTTATGCTCGTAATTGTGATGGTGAGATTAATGAGATAAGTTATGAAGAACTGATGCGGTTTAACCAGTTCCTTACCAATTTCTTAAAAGAGGAGGAGAGCAGCCATGAATAATCGTAGAAAAATAGGCTTTCGGGCATACAATGATGATGCTCAGGATCCCGAAGAAGATGAACTGAAGAGAGAACAGGCAGAACGGCAGAAAGCTATAGCCGAATTTATCGGCCATAACTATTCGCCTATTGGTACTACTTCGCAGAAGTGTTACAAGACTTCTGCGGAATTGGTGTACGATATATCCAATATCATTGCTGTCCGTCCGGCAGAGTTGGCCAAACAACTCAGTGATGCTGGCTATCGTGTGGAATATTTGGCAGGACAGCCATATTGGGTGCTGTACGAGAAGACATAAAATATAAACGAAACATTTTTTTACATTTTTTTTGGAGGCTCTTGTCCGTGAGGATAGGGGCTTTCTTTATAATCCGCCTTTAAAATGTTTTGTTTCCTCGTGTACGGCTAAAGAATCTCCTTTTAAATACCTGTTTGTTGTAGCAACATCGCTGTGCCTTGCTTGATCACGCGCAACGACTATGCCTTCAGAGTTAGCCAAATCGCGAATGCCGGTATCTTTTAAGCTATAAAATTGGTAGCTGTTTGGCCACTTTAAGAATGCACGTACTTTATTAAAATATTCCCTGAATATGCGGGAATCCGCTTTGATGGCATTGGGTTTGAACTGCTTTCCGAATAAGTAAAAATGCGATGGGTTTTCAAAAACCTCAAGTTCTATCATCATTTTTATGACGGTATCATTGAGGCCAACCATGCCATCACGTCGGTTCTTACTGATGGTTGAAGATATAAATACCTTTTGTTCCTTAATGTTTATGTCGCTTAGGCGCACATTGCTTAATTCGTCCGGCCGGATAAAAGTATAATACTCCATCATACAGGCAAGTAAGAAATGCCGATTCGTTTCACCGAGATATTCTTTTAATCTTGTTAAATCAGGTGCGGTTAAGGCGGAACGGCGTTTCTCTCCTTCTACTAATGCCTTTATTC encodes the following:
- a CDS encoding DUF5053 domain-containing protein codes for the protein MALKDDLKKLHEIAHSGAPDAMEKYVALSDEITSKYTDQKDVDAIADFLINGYKEIASEAEEQINYVTLKQQIAPYTEIIPLGYIAKKYFGKSTAWLSQRINGSKVRGKVYTLSKKDLETFNFALQDISKQLGSLSIS
- a CDS encoding tyrosine-type recombinase/integrase; this translates as MSLSKTRKGSTINNIVDYTLPKLHTGKNWYVDFTCFDPADGKMRRKKYMLDSIAKISDRKKRAAEIISNATSRLRSGWNPWIEASTERQYAKFSEVTSLYIRYIEKLTSNNTLKKKTAYDYQSRMNMLLEYNSTRSNPITYIYQFDQCYISDFLDYILLDRDSTARTRNNYRTWLSAFCTWLQEKKYIDHNPTERIKALVEGEKRRSALTAPDLTRLKEYLGETNRHFLLACMMEYYTFIRPDELSNVRLSDINIKEQKVFISSTISKNRRDGMVGLNDTVIKMMIELEVFENPSHFYLFGKQFKPNAIKADSRIFREYFNKVRAFLKWPNSYQFYSLKDTGIRDLANSEGIVVARDQARHSDVATTNRYLKGDSLAVHEETKHFKGGL
- a CDS encoding phage antirepressor N-terminal domain-containing protein — protein: METKIITRVNNVDIIATSDEQLVPIRPICEALGIDVERQRRKIQEDEDLNSTAALTPAVGADGKEREMLCLPIRYIFGWMFTINPKNVKPEAQEAVRIYRRKCYDALYSHFFGTQKRQIEQNRVEISLLEELADLNQQQQQLKQTINEKRKKLEKLREERLKNEPQLFD